The following are encoded together in the Glycine soja cultivar W05 chromosome 5, ASM419377v2, whole genome shotgun sequence genome:
- the LOC114412339 gene encoding probable ADP-ribosylation factor GTPase-activating protein AGD14 isoform X2, which translates to MGSRKEEERNEKIIRGLMKLPPNRRCINCNSLGPQYVCTSFWTFICMTCSGIHREFTHRVKSVSMAKFTSQEVDALQNGGNQRAREIYLKNWDFQRQRLPDNSNVEKIREFIRNVYVDGRYAGAKSSEKPPRDAQSPGIHEDEIRRASSYHSYSQSPPYDYQYEDRRYGKQAAALTRKPGSDKARYEGKMSSIIYSPGRFSDHAYDDRFANEGSGPRISDFSVSSGGEQFKSDVQSPNFHKDIKIRSPSYQQRSGSGSSSSEDVWYQARNASLETNANAKRDADGIRPPQPWNAFEDSGGHHPVDSLSQGLQLHNFPSADNHILGLRESEGSNEDGVKGFAPVGGFDNHDIPSHVSCSAYPPPMLPPMGDIQPNQMKSKSTNPFDYPYESDVDHNNMFLDMSSLQAALPDALFPATFHGGIAESWLPQNTVTPYISSAGEGGLSFMAMQSPSTQIQNIQKPETVDSIRGNPFA; encoded by the exons ATGGGAAGcagaaaggaagaagagaggaaCGAGAAAATTATTAGAGGTCTCATGAAGCTTCCGCCGAATCGAAGATGTATAAACTGCAACAGCCTG GGACCACAATATGTATGTACGAGTTTTTGGACTTTCATTTGTATGACATGCAGTGGAATACA TCGTGAGTTTACTCATCGTGTGAAGTCTGTGTCAATGGCAAAGTTCACTTCACAAGAAGTTGATGCTCTTCAAAATGGAGGTAACCAg CGTGCAAgggaaatatatttgaaaaattggGACTTCCAGAGACAGCGGTTGCCAGATAACAG CAATGTTGAAAAAATAAGGGAATTTATAAGGAATGTGTATGTGGATGGAAGATATGCTGGAGCGAAGTCTTCAGAAAAGCCTCCAAGAGATGCACAG AGCCCTGGAATTCATGAAGATGAGATTAGGCGTGCCAGTTCTTATCATTCATATTCTCAAAGTCCTCCGTATGATTATCAATATGAGGATAGGCGGTATGGAAAACAAGCAGCTGCACTGACCAGGAAGCCTGGTTCAGATAAAGCTCGCTATGAAGGGAAGATGTCTAGTATTATCTACAGTCCTGGCCGCTTCAGTGATCACGCGTATGATGACAGATTTGCGAATGAGGGATCTGGTCCAAGAATTTCTGACTTTTCTGTGTCTAGTGGTGGTGAACAATTCAAATCCGATGTTCAGTCTCCCAATTTTCATAAGGATATCAAGATTAGAAGTCCATCCTATCAGCAGCGTTCTGGTTCTGGTTCTAGTTCAAGTGAAGATGTGTGGTATCAAGCAAGAAATGCATCTTTGGAAACTAATGCCAATGCCAAGAGAGATGCAGATGGAATTCGTCCTCCACAG CCATGGAATGCATTTGAAGATTCTGGTGGCCATCATCCTGTGGATTCCCTTAGTCAAGGATTACAATTGCACAATTTTCCATCAGCTGATAATCATATTTTGGGTTTAAGAGAGTCTGAG GGATCCAATGAAGATGGAGTTAAAGGCTTTGCCCCTGTTGGTGGATTTGATAATCATGACATCCCATCTCATGTCAGTTGCTCAGCATATCCCCCACCCATGCTTCCTCCAATG GGAGATATTCAACCTAATCAAATGAAATCTAAATCAACTAATCCATTTGATTATCCCTATGAATCTGATGTAGATCACAACAATATG TTTCTTGATATGAGCTCTTTGCAAGCTGCACTGCCAGATGCCCTGTTTCCAGCCACCTTCCATGGTGGGATAGCTGAATCTTGGCTTCCTCAAAACACGGTGACCCCATATATATCATCTGCTGGAGAAG GTGGTTTGTCATTCATGGCTATGCAATCACCAAGTACGCAAATACA GAACATCCAGAAACCGGAAACAGTTGATTCGATCCGGGGAAATCCTTTTGCATAG
- the LOC114412339 gene encoding probable ADP-ribosylation factor GTPase-activating protein AGD14 isoform X1, which translates to MGSRKEEERNEKIIRGLMKLPPNRRCINCNSLGPQYVCTSFWTFICMTCSGIHREFTHRVKSVSMAKFTSQEVDALQNGGNQRAREIYLKNWDFQRQRLPDNSNVEKIREFIRNVYVDGRYAGAKSSEKPPRDAQSPGIHEDEIRRASSYHSYSQSPPYDYQYEDRRYGKQAAALTRKPGSDKARYEGKMSSIIYSPGRFSDHAYDDRFANEGSGPRISDFSVSSGGEQFKSDVQSPNFHKDIKIRSPSYQQRSGSGSSSSEDVWYQARNASLETNANAKRDADGIRPPQRTVSAQSRDNKFPSLRSYNSGSLVDFFSEPVQASEPLQNKAFGIPRPPGPTRSVSMDLSKAPLESASSVDLFQLPAAPSQAPTLDLFQSSLSSADPSFNENQLSQTSHLASIDFFSDFSPQPSTVTSDGKALELSVPKNEGWATFDMPQRTSSTAQVEIPTTVPSNAKSLEEKFDPFSTSNANMQWPSFDMPQSTSSTAQVEIPATAPSSAKSLHETFDPFSSSNANRQWPSFEISSVSVPSSVTSNLWHDGVWNGEEQVSAMAANTQPWNAFEDSGGHHPVDSLSQGLQLHNFPSADNHILGLRESEGSNEDGVKGFAPVGGFDNHDIPSHVSCSAYPPPMLPPMGDIQPNQMKSKSTNPFDYPYESDVDHNNMFLDMSSLQAALPDALFPATFHGGIAESWLPQNTVTPYISSAGEGGLSFMAMQSPSTQIQNIQKPETVDSIRGNPFA; encoded by the exons ATGGGAAGcagaaaggaagaagagaggaaCGAGAAAATTATTAGAGGTCTCATGAAGCTTCCGCCGAATCGAAGATGTATAAACTGCAACAGCCTG GGACCACAATATGTATGTACGAGTTTTTGGACTTTCATTTGTATGACATGCAGTGGAATACA TCGTGAGTTTACTCATCGTGTGAAGTCTGTGTCAATGGCAAAGTTCACTTCACAAGAAGTTGATGCTCTTCAAAATGGAGGTAACCAg CGTGCAAgggaaatatatttgaaaaattggGACTTCCAGAGACAGCGGTTGCCAGATAACAG CAATGTTGAAAAAATAAGGGAATTTATAAGGAATGTGTATGTGGATGGAAGATATGCTGGAGCGAAGTCTTCAGAAAAGCCTCCAAGAGATGCACAG AGCCCTGGAATTCATGAAGATGAGATTAGGCGTGCCAGTTCTTATCATTCATATTCTCAAAGTCCTCCGTATGATTATCAATATGAGGATAGGCGGTATGGAAAACAAGCAGCTGCACTGACCAGGAAGCCTGGTTCAGATAAAGCTCGCTATGAAGGGAAGATGTCTAGTATTATCTACAGTCCTGGCCGCTTCAGTGATCACGCGTATGATGACAGATTTGCGAATGAGGGATCTGGTCCAAGAATTTCTGACTTTTCTGTGTCTAGTGGTGGTGAACAATTCAAATCCGATGTTCAGTCTCCCAATTTTCATAAGGATATCAAGATTAGAAGTCCATCCTATCAGCAGCGTTCTGGTTCTGGTTCTAGTTCAAGTGAAGATGTGTGGTATCAAGCAAGAAATGCATCTTTGGAAACTAATGCCAATGCCAAGAGAGATGCAGATGGAATTCGTCCTCCACAG AGAACTGTGTCAGCACAATCAAGAGACAACAAATTTCCATCCTTGAGATCTTATAATTCTGGCAGTTTAGTTGATTTTTTCTCAGAACCAGTCCAAGCTTCAGAACCACTTCAGAATAAAGCATTTGGCATTCCCAGACCACCTGGTCCTACAAGATCTGTTAGCATGGACCTCTCCAAGGCACCACTGGAATCAGCTTCATCTGTTGATCTTTTTCAGTTACCAGCAGCACCATCTCAAGCTCCAACATTGGATTTGTTTCAATCATCTCTTTCATCGGCAGATCCATCTTTCAACGAGAATCAACTTAGTCAAACATCCCATCTTGCatctattgattttttttccgatTTTTCTCCGCAGCCTTCTACTGTAACCTCAGATGGGAAGGCACTGGAATTATCTGTCCCTAAAAATGAAGGATGGGCAACTTTTGATATGCCTCAGAGAACCTCCTCTACTGCACAAGTGGAAATTCCAACCACTGTACCCTCAAATGCTAAATCTTTAGAAGAAAAATTTGATCCATTTTCTACCTCAAATGCAAACATGCAATGGCCATCTTTTGATATGCCTCAAAGCACCTCCTCTACTGCACAAGTGGAAATTCCAGCCACTGCACCCTCAAGTGCTAAATCTTTACACGAAACATTTGATCCATTTTCAAGCTCAAATGCAAACAGGCAATGGCCATCTTTTGAAATTTCTAGTGTCAGTGTACCTTCTTCAGTTACATCTAATTTATGGCATGATGGTGTGTGGAATGGAGAAGAACAAGTTTCTGCTATGGCAGCAAACACTCAA CCATGGAATGCATTTGAAGATTCTGGTGGCCATCATCCTGTGGATTCCCTTAGTCAAGGATTACAATTGCACAATTTTCCATCAGCTGATAATCATATTTTGGGTTTAAGAGAGTCTGAG GGATCCAATGAAGATGGAGTTAAAGGCTTTGCCCCTGTTGGTGGATTTGATAATCATGACATCCCATCTCATGTCAGTTGCTCAGCATATCCCCCACCCATGCTTCCTCCAATG GGAGATATTCAACCTAATCAAATGAAATCTAAATCAACTAATCCATTTGATTATCCCTATGAATCTGATGTAGATCACAACAATATG TTTCTTGATATGAGCTCTTTGCAAGCTGCACTGCCAGATGCCCTGTTTCCAGCCACCTTCCATGGTGGGATAGCTGAATCTTGGCTTCCTCAAAACACGGTGACCCCATATATATCATCTGCTGGAGAAG GTGGTTTGTCATTCATGGCTATGCAATCACCAAGTACGCAAATACA GAACATCCAGAAACCGGAAACAGTTGATTCGATCCGGGGAAATCCTTTTGCATAG